Below is a genomic region from Hyalangium minutum.
GGCCCACTGGTACATGGCCTTGGCATCCAGGTGTGGCACCAGCTTTCCAGCCATGCCCCCAAAGGACTTCTCCAAGGACTGGACGAGCAGGAAGTGGCCGGGGCGCACCGCCACGCAAGCCGCCAGGCGCAACAACTCGAACTCCCGCTCCACCCACTGCCGGGCCTCTGGCTTCCAGCGCGTGTCCTCGGCCAGAGCGAAGCAAGCGTCGATCAACGGGGCCAATTCCCTCTCGGAGGCGTGCTCGCAGCATGCGGCCAGCAGTTCCACGGCCGTTTCCCGCTTCAATGAGAGATATCCCTCCAGCAGCCGCAGTCTCTCGGGATGGGCTGGCCCAATGTCATGCAGCGCCACACTCAGGTTCTCGAGCGTGATCGCAACATCCAGCCTCGCAGCCCGGTTCCTGCGTCCGGGGTGTTGCACCACCACCCCTCGTGCGGCCAGCTGCTTCAGCGCCTCCCGGACCGTACTCCGTGAGACACCGTAGGACTTCGCCAGCATTTGCTCCGAGGGGAGACTTCCATCTTTGGGCAATCTTCCCTGTGAGATCGTTCGCTCGAGATCTTCCGCGATGCGCGCCACGAATCCCTGCGGTTCCAACACCATCCACCACCCTCCTCGTTGCAGAGGGTGTGCATCAAAGCACAAGGGGCTGACATCAACGGGCAGGTCCTATGCCGATGGCTTTGCCGCTGACCGCTGCCGGAACAGCGCCTGAACCGCCAACAGCACCAGACCCAGGACGAGCGCCGTGCGACCGAACCAGTCTCCCCATGCCACCATCAAGGTCCACACGTGCTCAGACGGAGGCACTGTCATCACCACCCCCGCCCGCTGGCCGGTCTGCACCTCGCTGACGATCTCTCCCGTCGGGCTGATGAAGGCCGAGATGCCCGAGTTCGTCGCTCGCACCTGAGGCAGCCGCGTCTCGATGCTCCGGAACGCCGCCAGCCGCAGGTGCAGCTTCGGCCCCGCCGACGTCCCAAACCAGGAGTCGTTCGAGATCGTCACGATGAGATCCGCGCCTTTGCGCACCGCCTCCGCGACGTAGCCTGGAAAGATGGCCTCGTAGCAGATGAGGGGCGCCACCTTCAGCACTCTCCCGCCTCGCAGCGGGAAGACGAACGATTGAGGCCCCGGCCCCCGCTTCCACGTCCCCAACCACGGCAGCAGCCCACGCACCCGGGGCGTGTCCAGCAGCTCGGGGACATACTCTGTTAGCGGGAACAGCATCGTCTTGCGGTAGACCCCGAGTTCCAGCCGCTTCTCCTCCGCATCTCCCACGGGGCCCAGGAACATCGCCGCGTTGAACTCGCGATCTTGCTCCAGGTCGTAAGCCCCAAAGATGAGCGGCATCTGGTTCTCGCCGACAAACTGCGCGAGTTCCTGATCGAACTCCTCGCCCTCCGGGCTCTTCGGCGAGCCGAACGTCGTCGGATATACCGTCTCCGGCCACACGATCAGATCCGGCTTAGGCTCCTTCATCAGCTCGCGGGACAGCTCGTAGTGCGTGTCGAGGATCTTCCGGACTGCGTCGTACGTTCCCAGTTCCTCCCTCAGCTTCGCGTAGTCCGTGATGTTGGCCTGCACCACTCCCACCGAGAGCGCTGGACCAGACCGCATCAGCGCGCTCACCTGCTGGTACCGGAAAGCCCCATACCCGGTGAGCCCTCCCACCATGGCCACCAGAACCGCGACAGGCGTGCGCAACACCCTCGCTCCAGGCCACTTCCACCCTCGTGCCGCGAAGGACTTCAGCGCCGCCAGAACACACTCGCTGCCCAAGATCAGGAGCACCGTGAGCCCGTGTGCCCCTGCGATGTCGGCCCCCTGCCGCTGCCACGCAGAGCTGTAGAGGCCTTGGCCCAGCGTGTCCGAGAACAGCTTCGGCCACGCCCACTCCGTGCCCACATAGACCAGAGCCCCCACCAGCCCCACACGCAGGAAGGCCCCCTCCGGAACCCACCGCCGCGCCAAGTACCGAGCCAGTGCCGCGGTGATGAACTGGGGCTGCAGAATCGGCGCGCACAGCAGTAGGACCAGCCAGTACGCCCACGCCGAAGACGAGCGCGCATATCCCTGCAACGCATCCGCAAACCAGCCGAAGATCACCGCGGTGAAGACGACGCTCAGCAACAGCCCCGCTGCCAGGGCCTGACGCACCGTCCTGACTCGATCCAGCACCGCCAGCCAGGGGACCAGTGCCACCCAGCATGCCCAGACCCAGGCCACTTCCATCCGCCCGAAGAGCCATACCAACAACGAGGTTGCCACCGCCCCGAGGAACATCTCCCCGGACCGCCGCCCCACCGACACCTCTGTGTTCATGGCTTCTGCTCCGCCTGCTCCAGGTGCTCGGGATCCAGCATCTGCACGGGCAATCCTGGCGGCGCCAGCTCCGGCGGGACAATGCCGTTCTCCGTCACCTTCATGGGCTGGCCATTCGCGTCCAGCGGCGGCTTGTCCGGGCTGAACATCAGGATCGCAGGCAACTGCTCGCCGTCATCTGTCGCCTGGTAGTGCCGGACGTAGCCCGGAGGGAGCTCGAAGTCCTCCGGAACGATGATCCCCTTCTTGATCGGATCCGACCCATGCGCCGGGAACAGCATCATCCCCGTAGGCGCCTCCCCGGGCTTGGGCATCTCGTAGAGGCCTTCGGGGAGCTGCTCGAGCACCTCTTCCGGCACCGCCTCCAGTTGCTCCTGCATGTGCTTGGGGAGCTCTTGTTTCACGGCTGGCTTCGCGGGCCTCGCCACGGGGCGCACGGGAGCGGGTGCCGGGCGCTCCATCGGTGGAGGCTCGTTCACCGGCAGCTCCGGCAGGCTCTCCACCTCGGGCTTGTCGAAGAACAGCCACGCGCTCAGCCCCAAGCCAATGCACGTGATGGCGATCCCCAGCCCGAGCACCCACGTGGCGCCACCCGCGCGCCGTTGCTCGACCCGGACGATACCATCGCTGTCGACGCGCCGCTCTGGGGCCGGGGATTGCTCCGGCATGCTCGCTCGTGACCTCCAGGCTCCGTATAGTACCGGCCCCTCTCACCGAGGCCAACTCACCCTCCCCAGGCGCTCCCGCCTCTCACCCGACGAATCCATGCACGCCGCCGCCGAGCCCGCCCCTCCCCCTGGCCCTGGCGAAGACGCCGCGCCCCGCTTCCACGTCCACGCCTGGCGGCCTGCCCTCCGGCTCCTCGCCGCAACCGCCCAGCTCCTCAGCGCGAGCAACCTGCTCTACCTCGGGGCACTCTCCCTGTTGGGCATCCTCGAGGGCTTGGATCCTCCGTCTCCCTTCCAGATGCTGGTGCAACTGGCGGTGTTCTCGCTGCTGCCGCTCGTGCTCGTGTGGATGCTGCGGCGCTTCACGGCCTCCACCCTGCTCGTGGAGCCGGCCCGGCTCGTGCTCCAGTCGCGCACCGCCCGGTTCGAGATCCCGCGAGAGTCCGTCACGGGCGTCGAGCCCTGGAAGCTGCCCCTCCCCGGCTCGGGTCTGGTCCTGCGCATGAAGTCCGGACGCCGGTTCCAGTACCACCTCCAGGTGGCGGCCCCCGTTCCTCTGCTCAACGCGCTGGGCGCCTCGGTGCCCTCATCCGCGCCCGCCGCCGAGCACCCCAGCTCCCGGTTCGGCCAGGCCCGGCATGACTGGCGGCGGCGCCTCCTGGACAAGCCCGCCTTCAAGTTCGGGCTGATCCCGCTCGTGCCCACCGGCATCATGTTCCGTGCGCACCAGTACATCACCTTCGGCGGGCTGTTCGGCGAGTACGACATGTTCGGGCTCGCCGCCTACCTGCGGACCTTCGCGCTCTATTGGGTCAGCTTCACCACCGGCTTGCTGCTGTACGCCGGCTTCTGGCGGTTCGCCGCCGAGCTCCTCGCGTTCGCGATGACTTGGCTGCTCCCCTCGCGCGCTCGCGGCATCCGGCTCGCCGCGGAGTGGCTGTGCCGCCTCATGTACTACGTGGCCGTCCCCGCGCTCATCGCCTGGCGCTTCCTGGGCTGAGCCCCTCCCGCAAAGCAAAGGGCGCGTCCCCCTCCCGCAGGAGCAGAGACGCGCCCAGGTGTCACCACGCCCAGAGCGTGGCGTCACCGCTTCACATCATCACGGCGTGGCCGGGTTGTAGGTCGAGATGGACCAGCCCGTCCGCTCGTGGCCCGAGCGGTTCCACTGCGGGTTCTTGCCACCCACGATCTGCGCCGAGGTGAAGTCCGGCGCCGCCGAGCCCGAGCCCGTGCCGATGGTGGACAGGTAGTAGGTCTGGTGCGTGTCGTCCGACTGCAGGTAGTCGTAGCTGGTGCTCGCGTTCACGTACTTCGTGTTGGAGTCGCGCAGGGTCGACTTCAGCGAGACGATGCGGGCCACGTAGTCGGCCTCGGACTCACCCGCGCGCCAGCGGATCGCGTCCACGTCGTTCTGGCCGTCGCCGTTGGAGTCGTAGTCACTCCCCATGCTCTCGGCGAAGGCGTCCGCGCACTTGAAGCCGTACGTCGCCGCCAGGTTGCACGTACGCCAGTTGCTCTTGGCCAGGTACGGCAGGAACTTGTCGCGCCGGTTCACCGACGCCCCGGTGCTCGCGTCCTTGCAGCTGGTCTGCACGTTGTCCGCGTTGTAGCCCGGGTAGTAGATGTTCATGACGATCTTGGCCTTGGCGGTGGTGGCGTACGTGTTGATCGCCTGCATCGCCTTCTCCGTGTAGGACGAACAATTGGCGAGCGCCGTGTCCAGGCCGGCATAGCTGCACGTGCCCGTCTGATCCTTGAACGCGCTGCGCGCCTGCAGGTAGTCGTTGCCGCACATCTCGAACACCACCGCGCGCACATTGCTGGCCTGCATGTACGACTTCTCGGAGATGATCTTGTTGTTGTAGATGTCGTCGGCCTTGGCGCCCGACTTGGTGCGGCGCACCACCTCGATGTTCGCGTTCCACGCGTTGCCCAGGTACTCGCCGCTCACGTAGGGCGAGGCGCGGCGGGCCACGCTGAACAGGCTGCCGTTGTAACCGGCGAAGATCGAGTCACCGTACGCCACCACGCGGTACGTGCTCGTCGCGCCACTGCGGTTGATGGTCCAGCTGGTGTTCTGGTTGATGGTGCTCGCGGCCGCAGTGCCGCTCACCACAGTGGCTGCCAGCGCGCATGCAGCGGTCGCACCACGCAAAGTGAAACGAGGGGACATGGACTGCCTCCTTAAGGCTCCCGGGGGATTGGGAGGCGCGCAGGGTACAGACAGCCCACTTTGGATTTCTAGGGAAAAGCCCACTAGCACCGATAAACAGCAAGCAACGCACTGCGCCAACACAGGGTTTAGCAAGTCGCAGCTACGCGGCGCGTTAACCCAGCAACCCCTGCAACGCTGTTACGCGTTGCGTCTTCACGTTGAGCACCTTTCCCGTGCGCTCCAGCACGCCCTCTCCCACGATGAAGAGGGCGCCGTGGATGTCCCGGCGGCAACGCTCGTACACGTCGGGGGGCACCACGAGGTTGGCGATGCCCGTCTCGTCCTCCAGCGAGATGAAGCACATGCCCTTCGCGGTAGGAGGCCGCTGTCGGGTAATCAACATGCCCCCCACGGCCACACGCCGCCCCGAGGCCACGCGCTGGAGCCCCTCGGCGGACACCGCGCCCAGCTTGCGCAGCGCCGGCCGCAGCAGCTCCAGCGGGTGCTTCTCCAGCGAGACGCCCACCGTCTCGAAGTCCGCCTCCACCCGCTCGGCCACGCTCATGGGCGGCAGCTCCACCTGCGTGCCGTCCATGGGCAACCCGAAGAACAGATCGTCCTCGTCCAACGGGCCCAGCGCCTGGATCTCCCACAGCGCCTGCCTCCGCGAGCCGCTGATCGAGGCCAGCGCTCCCGCCAGCGCCAGCCGCGTCAGCTCGTGCCGGGCGATGCGGGCTCGCCGCGCCAGCTCGCCCACGCTGCCGTAGCCCTGGCCGCGAGCGGCCGCCACACGCCGCCCCGCCGACTCGTTCAGTCCTCGCACCATGCGCAGGCCCAGCCGCAGCACCCCACCCTCCTCCAGCGTGCAGTCCCAGTCCGAGCACCGCGCGTCCACCGGCCGCACCTCCACCCCGTGCCGCTTCGCGTCCGCCACCAGCGTGTGCGGCGCGTAGAAGCCCATGGGCTGCGAGTTGAGCAGCGCCGCGCAGAAGGCCTGCGGGTAGTGGTACTTCAGCCACGAGGACGCATACGCGATCAGCGCGAACGACGCCGAG
It encodes:
- a CDS encoding GntR family transcriptional regulator, with translation MVLEPQGFVARIAEDLERTISQGRLPKDGSLPSEQMLAKSYGVSRSTVREALKQLAARGVVVQHPGRRNRAARLDVAITLENLSVALHDIGPAHPERLRLLEGYLSLKRETAVELLAACCEHASERELAPLIDACFALAEDTRWKPEARQWVEREFELLRLAACVAVRPGHFLLVQSLEKSFGGMAGKLVPHLDAKAMYQWAMCAFHALGERDAQAVRRDLPALLKACDERLLSRLTPAPETRDKTATPPDASASPASPDAATVSNEVFPDFEAEPACAEKSILEPTLSGAPATFAGEPPEGTPPEPTTAVKGELSGPVCASRSACPTGSCQTRPTGGASPRGREVDRPCCHHRFPEDHRDRGVSAEDMGADALAHAEVSPWAKDG
- the lnt gene encoding apolipoprotein N-acyltransferase; the encoded protein is MNTEVSVGRRSGEMFLGAVATSLLVWLFGRMEVAWVWACWVALVPWLAVLDRVRTVRQALAAGLLLSVVFTAVIFGWFADALQGYARSSSAWAYWLVLLLCAPILQPQFITAALARYLARRWVPEGAFLRVGLVGALVYVGTEWAWPKLFSDTLGQGLYSSAWQRQGADIAGAHGLTVLLILGSECVLAALKSFAARGWKWPGARVLRTPVAVLVAMVGGLTGYGAFRYQQVSALMRSGPALSVGVVQANITDYAKLREELGTYDAVRKILDTHYELSRELMKEPKPDLIVWPETVYPTTFGSPKSPEGEEFDQELAQFVGENQMPLIFGAYDLEQDREFNAAMFLGPVGDAEEKRLELGVYRKTMLFPLTEYVPELLDTPRVRGLLPWLGTWKRGPGPQSFVFPLRGGRVLKVAPLICYEAIFPGYVAEAVRKGADLIVTISNDSWFGTSAGPKLHLRLAAFRSIETRLPQVRATNSGISAFISPTGEIVSEVQTGQRAGVVMTVPPSEHVWTLMVAWGDWFGRTALVLGLVLLAVQALFRQRSAAKPSA
- a CDS encoding SGNH/GDSL hydrolase family protein, whose product is MSPRFTLRGATAACALAATVVSGTAAASTINQNTSWTINRSGATSTYRVVAYGDSIFAGYNGSLFSVARRASPYVSGEYLGNAWNANIEVVRRTKSGAKADDIYNNKIISEKSYMQASNVRAVVFEMCGNDYLQARSAFKDQTGTCSYAGLDTALANCSSYTEKAMQAINTYATTAKAKIVMNIYYPGYNADNVQTSCKDASTGASVNRRDKFLPYLAKSNWRTCNLAATYGFKCADAFAESMGSDYDSNGDGQNDVDAIRWRAGESEADYVARIVSLKSTLRDSNTKYVNASTSYDYLQSDDTHQTYYLSTIGTGSGSAAPDFTSAQIVGGKNPQWNRSGHERTGWSISTYNPATP